The following proteins are encoded in a genomic region of Cyclonatronum proteinivorum:
- a CDS encoding SusC/RagA family TonB-linked outer membrane protein gives MDHLLMSKEKLQDAGFQRSSLQSDSGLRKCLKPTGLMTAILTALFLLFVVQVQTAEAQQRVQVSGVVTDASDGEPLIGVTVIVQGSLEATGTTIGTSTNIDGEYTLNVPSDLNTLIFSSVGYQTLSVNIDGRTRVDVALNADVRELDNVVVVGYGTQRESEITSAVSTITAADFQSGNINDSQQLLQGKVAGLSVSRPGGDPNADFDIRLRGLSTLGANQSPLVVIDGIAGADLNTVDPNDIESMTVLKDASAAAIYGTRGANGVILVTTRSGVGDQPISVQYTGQVSISTVGNKLEVLSAEQYRNFVSADPDALPNDLGNETNWFDEVTQTGVTQTHSLNISGGNNQTTYSVSGSYRDIQSIQIGSGRQQLNTRLNLTHRALNNRLRLNTTVAVTDRDEKIGLGEVFRYAALFNPTAPIRNADGSFFQQTFFDYFNPVAINEQSTLEAESTRMNLGFRAEYMFDDYVPGLSGSLFYARQSFSRLYGEYYEKTALFRGAGRNGLAIRESFDSRNDLFEGVLNYDRSFGNVRFEATTGYSWQDFQDDVFFAEGGDFINDSFGWNNIFEAREFGRGEGTVSTFRNENRLIGFFGRTNFVIDDTYFLSAAVRREGSSRFGVDNKWGTFFAVSGGLEITNLVSIEGVDQLKARVSYGETGTDAPFNGLSQQRFSSGSAFLVDGNFVPSIGPVTNANPDLKWEVKRELNAGVDFAFLDARLRGSLDYYRSTTDDLLLEINVPVPPNQAPTTWINAAEVSNNGFEAAVSYDAIRSRDLTWTTGITFATNTSTLERYAAGRQTIANVGAPGLNDTPMIRVDEGRKIGDIWGWKFSRIGENGEWLFLTPDGEELDTDGMRALGDASRQVIGNGLPDFELSWTNNVRYNNWDFSMFWRGAFGHDMVNSFDIFHRNAFFITSRNVMRSTLDIPELVESPQFSSFQVEDASFFRLENVTIGYTVPTSPESVFRSLRIYAAANNLLTLTNYSGVDPDVRFADTGNTDNASRAGAPNPLAPGIERRDQWFTQRSFVFGVSLGF, from the coding sequence ATGGATCATTTACTTATGAGCAAAGAAAAGCTACAGGATGCCGGCTTTCAGCGTTCGTCTTTGCAGTCCGATAGCGGTCTGCGAAAATGCCTGAAACCAACCGGATTAATGACTGCTATTCTGACCGCTTTGTTTCTGTTGTTTGTCGTACAGGTACAAACTGCAGAAGCGCAGCAAAGAGTGCAGGTTTCAGGGGTTGTAACGGATGCCTCTGATGGCGAACCGCTGATCGGTGTTACCGTTATCGTTCAGGGTTCTCTGGAAGCAACCGGTACAACAATCGGTACTTCAACAAATATTGATGGGGAGTACACATTAAATGTACCCTCAGATCTGAATACGCTGATTTTTTCTTCAGTCGGATATCAAACGCTGTCAGTCAATATTGATGGCAGAACCCGTGTCGATGTTGCCTTGAATGCTGATGTCCGTGAGCTCGATAATGTTGTAGTTGTAGGTTACGGTACACAGCGTGAGTCTGAAATCACCAGTGCTGTATCAACCATTACAGCTGCTGATTTCCAAAGCGGCAACATCAATGACTCGCAGCAGCTCCTTCAGGGTAAGGTGGCAGGTTTGTCAGTATCCCGTCCGGGTGGCGACCCGAATGCTGATTTCGATATCCGCCTGCGTGGTCTGTCAACTCTTGGTGCCAATCAGTCACCTCTTGTTGTAATTGATGGTATTGCCGGTGCAGATCTCAATACGGTCGATCCTAATGATATTGAGTCAATGACCGTCCTGAAAGATGCTTCTGCAGCCGCTATTTACGGAACCCGTGGAGCAAATGGTGTAATTCTTGTAACAACCCGCTCTGGTGTAGGTGATCAGCCTATCAGTGTACAATATACCGGTCAGGTTTCAATCTCCACTGTTGGTAATAAACTCGAAGTGTTATCAGCTGAGCAGTACCGCAATTTCGTATCTGCTGATCCCGATGCACTGCCAAACGATTTGGGCAACGAAACCAACTGGTTTGATGAAGTTACCCAAACAGGTGTCACGCAAACGCATAGCCTGAACATTTCCGGTGGAAATAATCAAACGACCTATTCTGTGTCCGGTTCATACCGTGATATTCAGTCTATTCAGATCGGCTCCGGTCGTCAGCAGCTGAACACACGTTTAAATCTGACGCATCGCGCACTAAACAATCGTTTGCGTCTGAACACAACTGTTGCAGTCACTGATCGTGATGAGAAAATCGGATTAGGTGAGGTTTTCCGCTATGCAGCGCTGTTTAACCCAACAGCTCCCATCAGGAATGCAGACGGATCATTCTTCCAGCAAACATTCTTCGATTACTTCAATCCGGTTGCTATCAACGAGCAATCTACGCTTGAGGCTGAGTCAACAAGAATGAACCTTGGTTTCCGCGCCGAGTACATGTTTGATGATTATGTGCCCGGTCTTTCCGGTTCTCTTTTCTATGCGCGTCAGTCTTTCAGCCGTCTGTACGGAGAATATTATGAAAAGACAGCTCTTTTCCGTGGTGCCGGACGTAATGGTTTAGCTATCCGTGAATCATTCGATTCCCGCAATGACCTCTTTGAAGGTGTTCTGAACTATGACCGCTCTTTCGGCAACGTCCGTTTTGAAGCAACAACAGGCTATTCCTGGCAGGACTTTCAGGATGATGTTTTCTTCGCTGAAGGCGGTGATTTTATCAACGACAGCTTCGGCTGGAACAACATCTTCGAAGCCCGTGAATTTGGCCGGGGCGAAGGTACGGTAAGCACATTCCGCAATGAAAACCGCCTCATCGGTTTCTTTGGTCGTACCAACTTCGTGATTGATGATACCTACTTCCTGTCTGCAGCTGTTCGTCGTGAAGGTTCTTCACGCTTCGGTGTTGACAACAAATGGGGTACATTCTTCGCCGTAAGCGGTGGTCTTGAAATCACTAATCTTGTCAGCATTGAAGGAGTTGATCAGCTTAAAGCACGTGTCAGCTACGGTGAGACCGGTACAGATGCGCCGTTCAACGGTCTTTCGCAGCAGCGCTTCAGCTCAGGTTCAGCATTCCTGGTTGACGGAAATTTCGTCCCTTCAATCGGACCTGTTACGAACGCCAACCCGGATCTCAAATGGGAAGTTAAGCGCGAGCTTAACGCCGGTGTCGATTTTGCTTTCCTTGATGCCCGTCTTCGCGGTTCATTGGATTACTATCGCAGCACAACGGATGACCTTCTTCTCGAAATCAATGTTCCTGTTCCGCCAAATCAGGCTCCGACTACATGGATCAACGCCGCTGAGGTTTCAAACAACGGTTTTGAAGCAGCTGTTAGCTATGATGCCATCCGCAGCCGCGACCTGACCTGGACCACAGGCATTACATTTGCCACCAACACCTCTACGCTTGAGCGTTATGCCGCTGGTCGCCAGACTATTGCAAACGTAGGTGCGCCCGGTCTCAACGATACGCCTATGATTCGTGTAGACGAAGGCCGCAAAATTGGTGACATCTGGGGCTGGAAATTCTCCCGCATTGGTGAGAATGGCGAGTGGTTGTTCCTCACACCAGACGGTGAAGAGCTCGATACAGATGGCATGCGTGCCCTCGGTGATGCCTCCCGTCAGGTTATCGGAAATGGTCTTCCTGATTTCGAACTGAGCTGGACCAACAATGTTCGCTACAACAACTGGGATTTCAGCATGTTCTGGCGCGGTGCTTTCGGTCATGATATGGTAAACAGCTTCGACATTTTCCACCGTAATGCTTTCTTCATTACCTCCCGTAATGTGATGAGAAGCACGCTCGATATTCCTGAGCTGGTGGAGTCGCCGCAGTTTTCCAGTTTCCAGGTGGAGGACGCCTCTTTCTTCCGTCTCGAGAACGTAACCATCGGTTACACTGTACCGACTTCTCCTGAGTCTGTGTTCAGAAGCCTGCGTATTTATGCAGCTGCAAACAACCTGCTTACCCTCACAAACTATTCAGGGGTAGATCCTGACGTTCGTTTTGCTGATACCGGTAATACGGATAATGCAAGTCGTGCAGGTGCGCCAAATCCGCTCGCTCCGGGAATTGAACGCCGTGATCAGTGGTTTACACAAAGGTCATTCGTATTTGGCGTAAGTCTCGGATTCTAA
- a CDS encoding RnfABCDGE type electron transport complex subunit D, with the protein MAIGFSFLTEAILHYAMFGKTRDMTSAYVSGISAGILVRSPFFWPFALCAAISIASKYVLRYKGRHIWNPTNFGIVILLIIASDSAAVLSIQWGSNMWAMLLIWLVGLATLWKIKRFHITFVYIASFLIFGYIRSLYTGHSWVAEIAPMTGPMYQLFVLFMMTDPKTTVSTRNGRMLVAFLIAALEMVMRLNEFVYAPFYALFIIGPIALVVEDYLNERKKKREGENISAQTVVST; encoded by the coding sequence ATGGCGATTGGGTTTAGCTTTCTTACTGAAGCCATTCTGCATTACGCCATGTTTGGAAAAACACGGGATATGACAAGTGCTTATGTTTCCGGGATCAGTGCCGGTATTTTGGTAAGGTCGCCTTTTTTCTGGCCTTTTGCTTTGTGTGCTGCTATTTCTATTGCTTCCAAATATGTGCTGCGGTACAAGGGGCGTCATATATGGAACCCCACAAATTTTGGGATTGTGATACTGCTGATTATTGCTTCTGACAGCGCGGCAGTTCTTAGCATTCAGTGGGGGAGTAATATGTGGGCTATGCTGTTGATATGGCTGGTAGGCCTTGCAACTTTATGGAAAATCAAGCGCTTCCACATCACATTTGTATACATAGCTTCATTTTTAATTTTTGGGTACATCAGAAGTCTCTATACAGGTCATAGCTGGGTTGCGGAAATCGCACCGATGACGGGCCCTATGTATCAGTTGTTCGTGCTGTTTATGATGACAGATCCTAAAACAACCGTATCAACAAGAAACGGTAGGATGCTGGTTGCTTTTCTAATTGCAGCTCTTGAGATGGTTATGCGTTTGAATGAATTTGTATATGCACCGTTTTATGCGCTTTTCATCATTGGCCCCATCGCACTTGTAGTAGAAGATTATCTTAATGAACGAAAGAAAAAACGTGAAGGAGAAAATATTTCAGCGCAAACCGTAGTGTCAACATAA
- a CDS encoding CRTAC1 family protein, with amino-acid sequence MNRQKVAQIFITIFFIGLLMVPMAMRQLDKGPEIFEDMEDAIARYGFFLEDVTAQVGVNFVHQRSSLDPRLEHILPQISSVGASVAVADFNNNGLQDFYLTNSLFGSPNALYRNNGDGTFTDVAAEMGLAFVNDEENGVSMGAIWGDFNNSGYEDLLIYKWGRLQLFRNENGQGFRDVTAESGLASAGWMNANTAVWLDYNGNGFIDLFVGGYFHEDVNFWNLEHTRIMPDSYEYATNGGRNYLFENQGDGTFVEVAEQAGLLVSRRWTLAAAAADVNGSGYPDLMLANDYGVDELFLNDNGTGFVNTGESAGLGFVPKSGMSVSFGDVLNQGQLAIYVTNISEAGVLMQGNNLWVPSRRSGGERLRFRNLASNMGVEIGEWGYGGRFVDLNNNGFVDLYVANGYVSDTPDTDYWYDYAKVVGGNRAIIMDANNWPAMEGRTFSGYQFNKIWMNDGAGRFREVAAAVGGQLQLDSRAVAYADLFGTGSPDLIVANQNGPVKIYRNHVNPEHNWVAFDLTGTISNRSAIGAQILIEWEGGRHLKTVHAGDAFSSQSQRALHFGIGNAAETHKAEIRWPSGIVQQLPSPAINITHQITEPDAL; translated from the coding sequence ATGAACCGACAAAAAGTAGCTCAGATATTCATCACGATTTTCTTCATTGGATTACTGATGGTGCCCATGGCGATGCGGCAGCTGGACAAGGGTCCGGAAATATTTGAAGACATGGAAGACGCGATTGCGCGCTACGGGTTCTTTCTGGAAGACGTGACCGCTCAGGTTGGGGTAAACTTTGTGCATCAGCGCTCAAGCCTTGATCCGCGTCTGGAACACATACTGCCGCAGATTTCATCGGTTGGGGCTTCGGTTGCTGTAGCGGACTTCAACAATAATGGCCTTCAGGATTTCTACCTGACTAACAGCTTGTTCGGCAGTCCGAACGCGCTCTACCGAAACAATGGCGACGGAACCTTCACCGATGTCGCTGCTGAGATGGGTCTTGCTTTCGTGAATGATGAAGAAAACGGCGTATCCATGGGCGCAATCTGGGGAGATTTCAACAACTCGGGCTATGAAGACCTGCTGATTTACAAGTGGGGACGCCTGCAGTTATTCCGGAATGAAAACGGGCAGGGGTTCAGGGATGTCACCGCGGAGTCGGGTCTGGCGTCAGCTGGATGGATGAATGCGAATACCGCCGTTTGGCTGGATTACAACGGAAATGGCTTTATTGACTTATTTGTGGGTGGTTATTTTCATGAAGATGTAAACTTCTGGAATCTTGAACATACCCGGATCATGCCGGACAGTTACGAATATGCAACCAATGGCGGGCGCAACTACTTGTTTGAAAATCAGGGAGACGGCACTTTTGTAGAAGTAGCTGAGCAGGCGGGGCTGCTTGTATCGCGCCGCTGGACCCTGGCTGCTGCGGCAGCTGATGTGAACGGATCGGGGTATCCCGACCTTATGCTCGCCAACGATTACGGCGTGGATGAACTCTTCCTTAACGACAACGGAACCGGATTTGTGAATACGGGGGAGTCTGCAGGCCTTGGCTTTGTGCCCAAAAGCGGTATGAGTGTATCGTTTGGGGATGTGCTGAATCAGGGGCAGCTGGCGATTTATGTTACCAATATTTCAGAAGCCGGCGTGCTCATGCAGGGTAACAATCTTTGGGTGCCGTCCCGCAGGTCAGGAGGTGAGCGGCTGCGGTTCCGCAACCTGGCAAGCAATATGGGTGTGGAGATAGGAGAGTGGGGATATGGCGGACGCTTTGTGGACCTTAACAACAACGGTTTTGTGGATTTGTATGTGGCCAACGGCTACGTTTCCGACACACCGGATACCGATTACTGGTATGATTATGCAAAGGTAGTTGGCGGAAACCGGGCGATCATCATGGATGCCAACAACTGGCCCGCGATGGAAGGAAGGACTTTTTCCGGCTATCAGTTTAATAAAATCTGGATGAATGACGGCGCCGGGCGCTTTCGCGAAGTTGCTGCAGCTGTTGGCGGGCAGCTTCAGCTCGACAGCCGTGCCGTTGCCTATGCCGATTTATTCGGAACCGGCTCTCCTGATCTGATTGTAGCCAATCAGAACGGTCCGGTTAAAATATACAGGAATCATGTAAACCCGGAGCACAACTGGGTCGCTTTTGATCTGACCGGCACGATTAGCAACCGCAGCGCAATCGGCGCGCAGATTCTGATTGAATGGGAGGGGGGGCGACATCTCAAAACAGTACACGCCGGAGACGCCTTCAGTTCACAGAGTCAACGAGCGCTGCATTTCGGCATTGGAAATGCAGCTGAAACCCATAAAGCTGAGATTCGATGGCCTTCAGGAATCGTACAGCAACTTCCGTCTCCCGCCATCAACATTACACACCAAATTACCGAACCTGACGCACTATAG
- a CDS encoding FG-GAP-like repeat-containing protein, protein MSKLLRFGITVLTALMLAVACSTSEPEPPVAESDAYLRAVSDFFVSLAAAQTDEARFAFNKMNDVARAWPQEAAAWANLGVMAMRQGNFDLAGTRMEQAREAAPGNAEVLWLSGMYYSRRGDVSEAIRYFREAAEASPENPRIWFSLFTELEREDDAANAAEIVEVLDTLKVLQPRNQAVWYESARIANRNRMQPELEEALRKLGELQQGWDEDATEQLEMLLMFAEEGDFSEITFELVFLRNMIEPTPVFQDDVLRIQFPPTEVGFLITEFIWLPRPEFRVADPDMGVRFHPQTPEDFAQASLLKGATLLEEFPPFTVHIADGHLILDAETRLPYPGQTDALLHPAVMAEIDFNYNFRNDIALAGTDGFRLYRQEDDRSFTDISATLGLPAALRNDSYFGVWPADVDLDGDLDLILAPKSGPVFALINQSDGTFGRLNLFPQTRNVRDVRWADFNGDGTADGVFLQEDGSLVMYRNLTGNAFMLPEGFPQVNDAAAIAVGDLNANGYFEIAFATTEGAVEVLRYASRYDSWDRIRLFDAPGNTSPKTPATTTLFVTDVDNNGSLDVVLSTPERTTVLLSDSDFTFQALELPDFGWVTSIYDVDGNERLDFVGTGPAGEALEWMNAGTKNYNAYSIRARASGGEGDARINTFGIGGEMEIRSGLLYQKQLISSPIVHFGLGTYEEAEMLRIIWPNGSVQAEFAELGLGSTIFNEQVLKGSCPWLFTNDGEKIHFITDLIWRSPLGLRINALETAGVIQTEDRVRIPAGLLQPVDGVYDLRVTAELWETHYFDHLSLIAVDHPVGTELFIDERFVFPAPDLTERLLSEPVPVAGVRDMHGTDLSATVAQPNGEHIAPFRKTKFQGLVQPHYIEIEIGESVDQGLGEWLVLQGWLRPTDSSINLMLSQSSFDSPSGLMVEVADGSGGWQVLHENYGIPAGKQKSILMDLTGVFPDESDRRLRLHTTSEIYWDAIRKAARMPDAQMTLRELPAERMELRYRGFSRWNHADSLLPNLPDYAEITSTNQRWRDLEGYYTRFGDVTELLAETDDRYAIMNAGDELVLEYRSPGEPETGMQRSFILVNVGWVKDGDYNTEAGMTVLPLPYHGQSDYEYVRGGRLQDDPVFQRFPEDWVNFHTRYVTPEAFRSALLLNPDTRRNTP, encoded by the coding sequence TTGAGTAAACTGCTACGATTCGGAATTACTGTCTTAACTGCACTTATGCTGGCTGTGGCCTGTTCGACATCCGAGCCGGAACCGCCCGTGGCTGAATCCGACGCCTATCTGCGTGCGGTCTCCGACTTCTTTGTGAGTCTGGCCGCTGCGCAAACCGACGAAGCCCGCTTCGCCTTCAATAAAATGAATGATGTTGCGAGGGCCTGGCCGCAGGAAGCTGCTGCCTGGGCCAATCTGGGCGTAATGGCTATGCGGCAGGGTAATTTCGACCTGGCCGGCACCCGCATGGAGCAAGCCCGTGAAGCCGCTCCCGGCAATGCTGAAGTGCTCTGGCTCTCCGGTATGTACTACAGCCGCCGCGGTGATGTATCAGAAGCGATCCGCTATTTTCGGGAAGCCGCGGAAGCTTCCCCCGAAAACCCGCGCATATGGTTCTCGCTTTTTACGGAGCTGGAGCGGGAAGATGACGCTGCAAATGCAGCCGAAATAGTGGAGGTGCTCGACACCCTTAAAGTACTGCAGCCGCGGAATCAGGCCGTATGGTACGAATCGGCCCGGATCGCCAACCGCAACCGCATGCAGCCTGAGCTCGAAGAAGCCCTGCGGAAACTTGGTGAACTGCAGCAAGGCTGGGATGAAGATGCAACCGAACAGCTGGAAATGCTGCTGATGTTTGCGGAAGAAGGTGACTTTTCTGAGATTACCTTCGAGCTCGTATTTCTGCGCAACATGATTGAGCCCACGCCGGTTTTTCAGGATGATGTGCTTCGGATTCAGTTTCCGCCGACCGAAGTCGGATTTCTGATTACCGAGTTTATCTGGCTGCCGCGTCCCGAATTCCGCGTTGCGGATCCTGATATGGGGGTTCGTTTCCATCCGCAAACGCCTGAAGATTTCGCACAGGCTTCCCTGCTCAAAGGTGCGACCCTGCTGGAAGAATTTCCCCCGTTTACCGTACACATCGCTGACGGTCATCTGATCCTGGATGCGGAAACCCGGCTTCCTTATCCCGGACAAACGGACGCGCTGCTGCATCCTGCAGTCATGGCCGAGATTGATTTCAACTACAACTTCCGCAACGACATCGCACTTGCGGGCACCGATGGTTTCCGGCTGTACCGTCAGGAGGACGACCGCAGCTTCACCGACATTTCAGCAACGCTCGGGCTTCCTGCGGCGCTTCGCAATGACAGCTACTTCGGGGTCTGGCCCGCGGATGTTGACCTTGACGGTGATCTCGACTTGATTCTTGCCCCCAAAAGCGGACCGGTCTTTGCGCTCATCAATCAGTCGGACGGCACCTTTGGGCGCCTGAACCTTTTCCCGCAGACCCGAAATGTGCGGGATGTCCGCTGGGCCGATTTCAACGGGGATGGTACCGCTGACGGCGTTTTTCTTCAGGAAGACGGCAGCCTGGTGATGTACCGCAATCTCACGGGAAACGCCTTCATGCTTCCGGAAGGCTTCCCACAGGTGAATGATGCTGCCGCAATTGCCGTCGGGGATCTCAATGCCAATGGCTACTTCGAAATTGCGTTTGCGACCACAGAAGGTGCCGTCGAAGTCCTTCGGTATGCGTCACGATACGATAGCTGGGATCGCATACGGCTGTTTGATGCGCCCGGAAACACATCCCCCAAAACCCCCGCGACAACTACGCTGTTCGTGACCGATGTGGACAACAATGGCAGTCTGGATGTTGTCCTTTCAACCCCCGAAAGAACAACCGTGCTGCTAAGCGATTCGGATTTTACGTTTCAGGCTTTGGAGCTGCCCGATTTTGGATGGGTGACGTCCATTTATGATGTAGATGGTAACGAGCGCCTTGATTTTGTCGGCACGGGTCCCGCCGGTGAAGCTTTGGAGTGGATGAATGCAGGTACCAAAAACTACAACGCCTACTCCATTCGCGCACGGGCTTCCGGAGGCGAAGGGGATGCGCGCATTAATACGTTCGGCATTGGCGGTGAGATGGAAATCCGCTCGGGCCTGCTGTATCAGAAACAACTCATCAGCTCACCCATTGTGCATTTTGGTCTGGGGACCTACGAAGAAGCCGAGATGCTGCGGATTATCTGGCCAAACGGCTCCGTACAGGCTGAGTTTGCAGAGTTGGGCTTAGGTTCAACGATTTTCAATGAACAGGTGCTGAAGGGGTCATGTCCGTGGCTGTTCACTAATGACGGCGAAAAAATTCATTTTATCACTGACCTGATCTGGCGTTCACCGCTCGGGCTTCGCATAAATGCGCTCGAAACAGCGGGCGTGATTCAGACCGAAGACCGGGTGCGAATACCTGCCGGTTTGCTTCAGCCGGTTGACGGCGTGTACGATTTGCGCGTGACCGCTGAGCTTTGGGAAACACACTATTTCGACCATCTCAGCCTGATAGCGGTTGATCATCCGGTTGGCACGGAGCTCTTTATTGACGAGCGTTTCGTGTTCCCCGCGCCCGATCTCACCGAACGACTCCTTAGCGAGCCGGTCCCGGTTGCAGGGGTTCGGGACATGCATGGCACCGACCTGAGTGCTACCGTTGCGCAGCCGAACGGGGAGCACATCGCGCCTTTCCGCAAGACTAAATTTCAGGGACTTGTGCAGCCGCACTATATCGAAATTGAGATCGGGGAGAGCGTAGATCAGGGTCTTGGTGAATGGCTGGTGCTGCAGGGCTGGCTGCGTCCGACGGACAGCTCCATCAACCTGATGCTGAGTCAGAGTAGTTTTGATTCTCCAAGCGGCCTTATGGTTGAGGTTGCGGACGGCAGCGGAGGCTGGCAGGTGCTGCACGAGAACTACGGGATTCCGGCCGGAAAGCAAAAATCGATTCTCATGGATCTCACCGGCGTATTTCCGGACGAAAGTGACCGGAGACTGCGCCTGCACACGACTTCTGAAATCTACTGGGACGCCATCCGCAAAGCCGCGCGCATGCCGGATGCCCAAATGACCCTGCGTGAGCTGCCTGCAGAGCGCATGGAGCTCCGGTACCGCGGCTTTTCGCGCTGGAATCACGCGGACAGCCTGCTGCCCAATCTGCCTGATTATGCTGAAATTACGAGCACCAATCAGCGCTGGCGCGACCTCGAAGGCTACTACACCCGCTTCGGTGACGTGACCGAGCTGCTGGCCGAAACCGACGACCGCTATGCGATCATGAACGCCGGTGATGAGCTCGTACTGGAGTACCGCTCGCCCGGCGAGCCCGAGACGGGCATGCAGCGCAGTTTTATACTGGTAAATGTCGGCTGGGTGAAAGATGGCGACTATAATACCGAAGCCGGCATGACGGTGCTTCCCCTGCCGTATCACGGGCAGTCTGATTACGAGTACGTCCGCGGCGGGCGCCTTCAGGATGACCCCGTGTTTCAGCGCTTCCCCGAAGACTGGGTGAATTTCCACACCCGCTATGTGACACCCGAGGCATTCCGCTCAGCCTTGCTGCTCAACCCCGATACCCGCCGTAACACCCCCTGA